The following are encoded together in the Trichocoleus sp. FACHB-46 genome:
- a CDS encoding DUF3616 domain-containing protein, with amino-acid sequence MTNGFLLSRIVLQFSSKFQGVSEDLSAVIHTKDGHLWVASDEAATIDRLSFAEPYIYRHDKQFALADLINLPDRKKVEVDVEGMDYADEYLWVVGSHGTKRKKVKDEKTDEENLQRLTEVEFDPNRYILARIPLCNGDLVKSCPHSQDPAQQLTAAILELTAGGNVLIDALKSDPHLGPFLSTYTQAQDQPLLLPGKDNGFDVEGLAVYGDRIFVGLRGPVLRGWAIILEIAVEQKNPETLSLKPIGKEGQLYKKHFFDLGGLGIRDLHFQGKDLLILAGPTMVLDGSIRVFRLTKALDLDENSLCEQAEGELELLFDIPYGIGCDRAEGMTLFTCISNSPSLMVVYDAPSETRKRDLNGVLADVFKL; translated from the coding sequence ATGACGAACGGTTTTTTGTTGAGTCGAATTGTTTTGCAGTTTAGTTCTAAGTTTCAGGGGGTTTCTGAAGACCTCTCAGCGGTGATTCACACAAAAGATGGGCACCTGTGGGTTGCCTCCGATGAAGCGGCCACGATCGATCGCTTGTCTTTTGCAGAGCCTTATATTTACAGACACGACAAGCAATTCGCCCTTGCTGATCTGATCAATCTACCCGATCGCAAAAAGGTTGAAGTAGATGTTGAGGGCATGGATTATGCCGATGAATATCTTTGGGTCGTCGGCTCCCACGGTACCAAACGCAAGAAAGTCAAAGACGAAAAAACTGATGAAGAAAATCTGCAACGCTTAACTGAAGTCGAATTTGACCCTAATCGCTACATTCTGGCTCGAATCCCGCTCTGCAATGGAGATTTGGTTAAGTCCTGTCCCCACTCCCAAGACCCGGCCCAACAGTTAACTGCTGCGATCTTAGAACTCACAGCGGGCGGCAATGTCTTGATTGATGCCCTCAAATCTGACCCTCACTTGGGTCCGTTTCTCTCCACCTATACCCAAGCTCAGGACCAGCCTCTACTATTGCCAGGAAAAGATAATGGTTTTGATGTTGAAGGGTTAGCAGTTTATGGCGATCGCATTTTCGTTGGGTTGCGAGGGCCAGTGTTACGCGGCTGGGCAATTATTTTAGAGATCGCCGTGGAGCAGAAAAATCCCGAAACTCTATCCCTAAAACCCATTGGTAAAGAAGGACAACTCTATAAAAAACACTTTTTTGATTTAGGTGGATTAGGCATTCGAGATCTCCATTTTCAAGGCAAAGATCTGTTGATTTTGGCTGGCCCAACGATGGTACTCGACGGCTCCATTCGAGTGTTTCGTCTCACCAAAGCTTTAGATTTGGATGAAAACAGTCTGTGTGAACAAGCAGAGGGAGAGCTAGAACTCTTATTTGATATTCCCTACGGCATCGGGTGCGATCGCGCCGAAGGCATGACCTTGTTTACCTGTATCAGCAACTCTCCCTCACTGATGGTGGTTTATGATGCGCCTTCAGAAACCCGCAAACGAGATCTAAACGGCGTTTTGGCCGATGTTTTCAAACTGTGA